A single Phragmites australis chromosome 4, lpPhrAust1.1, whole genome shotgun sequence DNA region contains:
- the LOC133915328 gene encoding serine/threonine-protein kinase SAPK8-like isoform X2 — translation MAAPEPDRAALTVGPGMDLPIMHDSDRYELVRDIGSGNFGVARLMRDRRTMELVAVKYIERGEKIDENVQREIINHRSLKHPNIIRFKEVILTPTHLAIVMEYASGGELFERICKNVRFSEDEARYFFQQLISGQVCHRDLKLENTLLDGSDAPRLKICDFGYSKSSVLHSQPKSTVGTPAYIAPEVLLKKEYDGKIADVWSCGVTLYVMVVGAYPFEDPEEPKNFRKTIQRILNVQYSIPDNVSISPDCRHLISRIFIGDPAMRITIPEIRSHSWFLKNLPADLMDDDSMSNQYEEPDQPMQTMDQIMQILTEATIPPACSLSINVLADGLDMDDDMDDFESDSDLDVDSSGEIVYAM, via the exons atGGCAGCGCCGGAGCCGGATCGGGCGGCGCTCACGGTGGGGCCAGGCATGGACTTGCCGATCATGCACGACAGCGACCGCTACGAGCTCGTGCGCGACATCGGCTCCGGCAACTTCGGCGTCGCGCGCCTCATGCGCGACCGCCGCACCATGGAGCTCGTCGCCGTCAAGTACATCGAGCGCGGCGAGAAG ATAGATGAGAATGTGCAGCGCGAGATAATTAACCATAGATCATTGAAGCATCCTAATATTATTAGGTTTAAAGAG GTTATTTTAACGCCGACCCATCTAGCTATTGTCATGGAATATGCCTCTGGCGGTGAGCTTTTCGAGAGAATATGTAAAAATGTGCGATTCAGTGAAGATGAG GCTCGCTACTTCTTCCAGCAGCTTATCTCAGGA CAAGTATGCCACCGTGATCTGAAGCTGGAGAACACACTGCTGGACGGGAGTGACGCTCCTCGCCTGAAGATATGTGACTTTGGCTATTCCAAG TCTTCAGTTCTTCATTCACAACCAAAATCAACTGTCGGAACACCTGCTTATATTGCACCTGAAGTTCTATTGAAAAAAGAATATGATGGCAAG ATTGCTGATGTATGGTCCTGTGGTGTGACTCTCTATGTTATGGTAGTTGGTGCATATCCTTTTGAAGATCCAGAAGAGCCTAAGAACTTCCGCAAGACAATTCAG CGTATCTTGAATGTTCAGTACTCAATTCCAGATAATGTGAGCATATCTCCAGATTGCAGGCATCTAATTTCGAGGATTTTTATTGGCGATCCTGCTATG AGGATAACAATCCCTGAAATACGGAGCCATAGTTGGTTCTTGAAGAACCTTCCTGCTGATCTGATGGATGATGATAGCATGAGCAACCAGTACGAAGAGCCTGATCAGCCAATGCAGACTATGGATCAAATCATGCAAATCTTAACAGAGGCCACCATACCACCTGCTTGTTCTCTCAGTATAAACGTCCTAGCTGATGGACTGGACATGGACGATGACATGGATGACTTTGAATCTGACTCGGATCTTGATGTTGACAGCAGTGGTGAGATTGTGTATGCAATGTGA
- the LOC133915328 gene encoding serine/threonine-protein kinase SAPK8-like isoform X1 codes for MAAPEPDRAALTVGPGMDLPIMHDSDRYELVRDIGSGNFGVARLMRDRRTMELVAVKYIERGEKIDENVQREIINHRSLKHPNIIRFKEVILTPTHLAIVMEYASGGELFERICKNVRFSEDEARYFFQQLISGVSYCHSMQVCHRDLKLENTLLDGSDAPRLKICDFGYSKSSVLHSQPKSTVGTPAYIAPEVLLKKEYDGKIADVWSCGVTLYVMVVGAYPFEDPEEPKNFRKTIQRILNVQYSIPDNVSISPDCRHLISRIFIGDPAMRITIPEIRSHSWFLKNLPADLMDDDSMSNQYEEPDQPMQTMDQIMQILTEATIPPACSLSINVLADGLDMDDDMDDFESDSDLDVDSSGEIVYAM; via the exons atGGCAGCGCCGGAGCCGGATCGGGCGGCGCTCACGGTGGGGCCAGGCATGGACTTGCCGATCATGCACGACAGCGACCGCTACGAGCTCGTGCGCGACATCGGCTCCGGCAACTTCGGCGTCGCGCGCCTCATGCGCGACCGCCGCACCATGGAGCTCGTCGCCGTCAAGTACATCGAGCGCGGCGAGAAG ATAGATGAGAATGTGCAGCGCGAGATAATTAACCATAGATCATTGAAGCATCCTAATATTATTAGGTTTAAAGAG GTTATTTTAACGCCGACCCATCTAGCTATTGTCATGGAATATGCCTCTGGCGGTGAGCTTTTCGAGAGAATATGTAAAAATGTGCGATTCAGTGAAGATGAG GCTCGCTACTTCTTCCAGCAGCTTATCTCAGGAGTAAGCTACTGCCATTCGATG CAAGTATGCCACCGTGATCTGAAGCTGGAGAACACACTGCTGGACGGGAGTGACGCTCCTCGCCTGAAGATATGTGACTTTGGCTATTCCAAG TCTTCAGTTCTTCATTCACAACCAAAATCAACTGTCGGAACACCTGCTTATATTGCACCTGAAGTTCTATTGAAAAAAGAATATGATGGCAAG ATTGCTGATGTATGGTCCTGTGGTGTGACTCTCTATGTTATGGTAGTTGGTGCATATCCTTTTGAAGATCCAGAAGAGCCTAAGAACTTCCGCAAGACAATTCAG CGTATCTTGAATGTTCAGTACTCAATTCCAGATAATGTGAGCATATCTCCAGATTGCAGGCATCTAATTTCGAGGATTTTTATTGGCGATCCTGCTATG AGGATAACAATCCCTGAAATACGGAGCCATAGTTGGTTCTTGAAGAACCTTCCTGCTGATCTGATGGATGATGATAGCATGAGCAACCAGTACGAAGAGCCTGATCAGCCAATGCAGACTATGGATCAAATCATGCAAATCTTAACAGAGGCCACCATACCACCTGCTTGTTCTCTCAGTATAAACGTCCTAGCTGATGGACTGGACATGGACGATGACATGGATGACTTTGAATCTGACTCGGATCTTGATGTTGACAGCAGTGGTGAGATTGTGTATGCAATGTGA
- the LOC133914097 gene encoding dof zinc finger protein 4-like has translation MIQELLGGAAMDQLKGVNDGNPTSLPMLLHPIASNPSPTSSTSTSSRSSAQQPQRSTSSPQGQGQGQAAAEQAPLRCPRCNSSNTKFCYYNNYNLTQPRHFCKTCRRYWTKGGALRNVPIGGGCRKPRPMPTPVAKAAVSCKAIGAAPSLGLGVGVGMGAGPVPWASPQQAAAAQLMALLNSARGGQGHGGSNVHRFLGLDTMGHLPLQVLQGAGNAALRPVPTPSHMDSQFGMGPLGHHDVLSGLGLKFPPPPSLPPATYYNDQLHAVVSSAGRSHEYDASATSRLPCTTTVTSLPSAVSSVSAALSSSTVGLDLPPVSLAAPEMQYWTGPAAMSVAWPDFPTPNGAFP, from the coding sequence ATGATTCAAGAACTGCTCGGAGGGGCAGCCATGGACCAGCTGAAGGGCGTGAACGATGGGAACCCGACATCTCTGCCCATGTTGCTGCATCCCATCGCCTCCAACCCGTCGCCCAcgtcgtcgacgtcgacgtcgtcgcgctcGTCTGCGCAGCAGCCGCAGCGGTCGACGTCGTCGCCCCAGGGGCAAGGGCAGGGGCAAGCGGCGGCGGAGCAGGCGCCGTTGCGGTGCCCCCGATGCAATTCCTCCAACACCAAGTTCTGCTACTACAACAACTACAACCTCACCCAGCCGCGCCACTTCTGCAAGACGTGCCGCCGGTACTGGACCAAGGGCGGCGCGCTCCGCAACGTCCCCATCGGCGGCGGCTGCCGCAAGCCGCGCCCCATGCCGACGCCCGTCGCGAAGGCGGCGGTCTCCTGCAAGGCCATAGGCGCCGCGCCGTCGCTCGGCCTCGGCGTCGGCGTGGGCATGGGCGCCGGCCCCGTACCCTGGGCCTCCCCGCAGCAGGCGGCCGCCGCGCAGCTCATGGCGCTCCTCAACAGCGCCAGGGGCGGGCAAGGCCACGGCGGCAGCAATGTGCACAGGTTCCTCGGCCTCGACACCATGGGGCACCTGCCCCTCCAGGTCCTGCAGGGCGCGGGCAATGCCGCGCTGCGTCCGGTCCCTACACCGTCGCACATGGACTCCCAGTTCGGCATGGGTCCGCTGGGCCACCACGATGTGCTGTCAGGCCTCGGGCTAAAGTTTCCCCCGCCACCTTCGTTGCCGCCGGCGACCTACTACAATGACCAGCTGCACGCGGTGGTGAGCAGCGCGGGGCGCTCACACGAGTACGACGCctccgccacgtcccggctgcCTTGCACCACCACGGTCACCTCTCTCCCGTCGGCCGTGTCGAGCGTCTCAGCGGCGCTGAGCAGCAGCACGGTCGGACTAGACCTCCCGCCGGTCTCCCTCGCCGCGCCCGAGATGCAGTACTGGACCGGCCCAGCGGCGATGTCGGTGGCTTGGCCGGACTTTCCCACCCCCAATGGCGCGTTCCCATGA